The sequence below is a genomic window from Acidilobus saccharovorans 345-15.
GGCGACGAGGACGGGGGCACGCCCACGAACTCGGCTGGCATGTTGGCCCAGCTCGTCCCCGAGCCCACATACGCAACGAAGGCCTGCCTCCAGTAGTCCTGGTCCGTGGCCACCGGGGTGCCGCGGGGGTTTCCTATGTATGAGTAGGCCACTGGATACACGAAGTAGGCGCCGCCCGCCGACGGGGTGAAGGTGAAGTTGTATGCGTTGACGCCAGGCTCATAGGTGGCCTGCACGCTCAGGTTCGTCGCCCCCGCGAACTGCATGTAGGGTGAGACCACGAGGAAAATCAGGCCCTGCACGGGCGAGCCCAGCGAGTTGTTAACATCAACTGTTATGGAGTAGCTGCCGTTGCCGAGGTATGAAGCCCGCCAGGAGGATATCCAAGGCGTGTCCCTGCGGAAGGCGTAGGCCGAGGTGACGCCTGAGGAGGCCGTCACCTGCATGGAGCCCCAGTACTCCGTCGCGTTCAGCCCGCTGTTGGGGTAGTGGTACACGTAGAGCTGGTAGGTCCCCGGGGGCACCCCGAGGAACGCCACCTGCGAGCTGGCGTTCATGTAGGCCGTGGCAACGACGTTGCCGTTTGACGGGCTCACCAGGACGCCGTAGGCCACCCCCGGAACTTCAGCTGCTGGCTCGCCGTTGACGTTATATATGGTCACCACAATGTTGCCCTCCGCGGGCTCTGCGCCGCTGGCTCCCGGGTGAAGGGGGAGCAGGAGGACCGCTAGGACCGCCGCTAGGACGAACAGGACTAACCTGGACCTCAACAGGCTAGCTCCGAAGCCAGCTGGCCTCGATTTCCTCTGTTAGCCCACTGAAATATAAGTATTGCCACAGGCCGCCTTTCCCAGGGGCCCACGGTAGGCGCTGAAAAGCGCGGGCTGCCGCTGCGGCATCGCACGCCCCGCGGCTCGCGGCTCCACCGCCATTAGTGGCGGCTGGCCCGTTGCAGCTTACTGGGCAAGGGACATGTAGTCATCGACAGCTCAGGGCAACCTCATCCTGGAGCCGCTCGGCTGCCTTTGTCGCGGTTGGCGGCCGCTCGGGCTATCTCACTTCCTTTTATAATATATAACAGCGGGCGGGGCCCGACGGCGCTGATCCCATGTTGTGAACTGATGAGCTGACCGCCGCTCAACCCTAAGCCCCTTTTGTAGTTTTACGTTAACGCCTAATTCGGCAAGGCCCTGCCCTCGGGCACAAATATATAACATAAATTTATAGAAAATATCAAAAGTTTTTTATGCTAACATAAGCACACAACTTACTTGACAGGAAGTGGAAAACAGATGGGAAGCCTTTTAGTGCCGGTCCTCTTCTCCTACGCTGGAATAATAAGTATAGGCCTCGCCGCGCTGGAGTTCGTAGCCCTGTGGATGCTGACGGGCAAGATAATAACCAAGGAGTCAGGGATCAGCGTCATTAACATTGCCTACACCGTGGCCTGGTCCGTGCTCACTCTGCTGGGGGTGGCCATATACTCGTTCATGTCGCCGGGGCTCGCCGCGCTGCCCACCGTGCTGCTCTACGCCATCTACTCCGTGCTGCTCGGCATAAGCGTGGTGCTCCTGATAGTGCCCCTCGCCATGTTCTACGGCAAGTACAGGCAGTACCAGTCGCTGGCCAACAGGTACAACAACATAAAGCTGAGGAGCGACAAGGCCCTCGCGGACGCCTCCTCGCTGTCTGGCAAGCTGAAGAGGATAAGGGATGACATATCAAGCACGGAGGCGCTCATAGCTAAGGCCAGGCAGCTGAAGGACATAGCTGACAGGAACCCGGACGTGATCATCAAGGGCGTGAACGAGCGCCCAACCATGCCGGAGTTCTCAATACCCAAGGTGAATTACGTGATCGTCGGCATAGGGGGCGGGGGGTCGGCCCTCCTGGAGAGCTACATAGAGTACCTGCGCTCGCAGGGGGCGATAAAGGACGAGCCCACCAACCCCTTCCTCTTCGTCTTCTTCGACCTTAACTCCTCCAACGCGGAGAGGCTGAGGAAGCAGTACGAGGGCACGGAGGTCGCGCCGAAGCTTTACGTCTTCAACCACTACGAGGCCATGACGCCGGACTCCATAAGGTTCACCAACCCCTGGATATCGGGCCTCTACCAGGAGTCCGAGATACCAGTCCAGGCCGCAGGGAACCTCAGGTTCGCGGGCCTCGCGGCCTACAGCGCTATCAGGAGCGCGTTCATAGACGAGGTCAAGCACAGGCTGGAGTCACTCAAGTCGGCAACGGGGTACTCAGGCACCATGATTGTGGTCCTGACCTCGCTCGGAGGGGGAACAGGCTCGGGGTCGTTCCTCAAGATAACCATGGACCTCAAGAAGGCCGTCAAGGACCTGACAGGCGTAGACCCAATAGTGGCAGGCGTGGGCGTCGTACCTAAGGAGGACGAGTCCGCGGTTAACCACGCTAACGCCTACGCGGCCATCAAGGAGCTTGTCTACCTCCTGAAGCACGGCTCCTCGCAGGGCATGAACTACCCGTTCGACTTCTTCTTCCTGGTGAGCAGGGAGAAGCCGGTCAGGAACGTGGACCTCATGATAGGCCTCGCCCTCTCAAGGTTCCTGTTCGACCTGGGCACCTCAGGGGCGCCTAGGAAGGGCGAGGGCAAGGGGGTCGAGCAGGGGACGGCCTTCGCCCACACCTTTGACCTGGAGGACCTGAGGACGTACCTGCAGCCCATAGACCTCCTGACCTTCAGCAGGTATGAGATCTACTTCCCGGCGTCGAAGCTCTCGTGGCTCAAGCTTGTTGGCGAGCCCGTGCTCGGCGAGGTTGAGTCGAGGGAGAAGGGCATCAGGGACTCCCTCAGCGAAGCTGAGGCCTCGCTCAACGCCCTCAAGTCGGACGTGTCCGGCATACTAAATGACATAGACGCCCTTTACAGGGACATGCAGTCAGCGCTCATGTACCCCAGCTTCGAGAGGAGGAAGCAGGACATGATGAAGGACATGCTCTCCATCAAGTCAAACCTCTCGACGGGCACGATAACCGTGACGTCGCTGGAGGGCGACTACAAGAGGCTCATGTCGCAGTCCGAGCCCCTGGGATACCCAGAGCTGAGCAGGCAGGTGTCGGAGTTCAGGGCGGCCGTCTCGGACACGATAAGCTTCCTCAGGTCGCCGCCCATATCGTCAATCGAGTACGTGTTCCCCGTGAAGTCACCTGATGACATAGACGTAGGCCAGCTGCAGACTGCCAACCTCTACGGCATGATAACCAGGCTGGGGCTGCAGGACGCCTTCAAGTCGGCGCTCACCAACCTCTCGGGCACCCTGGCCGGGGTCGGGCAGACCATGGCCAACCTCAACTATGACCTAATAAAGGCCCCCATAGGGAGCACAAGCCCCTTCATGGAGTTCGTGAGGAAGTACAACCCCGACCTGGCGAGGGAGGGCGTGGTCTACACTCCCCCCATAAGGAACATACTGCAGCTCGTCACCACAGCGCCTGAGAACGTGTCAACGGCCGACTTCCCTACCGAGAAGACCATAACCCTCGCCCTGCAGAGCAAGGCCTCCAACCCCGCCTTCAGGCTGGGCTACGTCCCCGCCAAGAAGTTCTCGATATCGTCTTACAGGATAATCCACGGGATATACCTGTGGAGCATAGCTGGGAGTGGGGACTACGTCTTCACCGACATCAGCTACCTGAAGAGGAGCTACGAGCAGCTGAAGCTCCAGAAGAACATAGGCCTTCACCACGCGCTCTTCTACGGCGACTTTAAGGACTTCGAGGACCTGACGGGCGTCAGGGTGAGCGGCATGTCGCCGGCGGAGGGCGTGAAGAGGATAGTTGACTTCTGGTCAAGCTACGACCCAGAGCTTGACTACATAGACATGTGGGGGGTCCTGAGGCTGGCGTTCGTCTACGAGGGGCTCGCCAAGATAAGGAACGCCTTCGACAACTACATGAAGGAGGTCTCAGGCGCCATTGAAATGCTTTCAAAGGGCGGCACCGCGGTCCCCATAGAGAAGATAGGCAGGCTGGCCGAGGACATAGCGTCGCTGGAGGTGCCCAAGGTTAAGGCTGACATAGACAAAATAGCCGAGGCCAACAGGGTCGCCAGGAGCGAGGTCATAGACAGGGCGCTCATGGGCATAAAGGAGACCGTGTCGGACGTCTACAACGTGCTCTCGAGCGCGTCCAACAGCCTGGAGGCCACGCTGACGAAGCTTTCCGAGGTCGAGGCGTCGAAGAAGGGGGACTACTTCGCCCTGAGGGAGCTCCAGGAGCTCAGGAACTCCATTATAACGGTCCAGCGCAAGGCCTCCGAGATGGCCGAGGAGTTCATCAGCGCCTACGGCTGACAGAAGTGACAAGGGTTGTCCGCGCCCCTCAGCCTGGGCGAGGAGGAGGCGTTCCTGGAGTACCTTGACGATGTCCTTCACAACCCCCCTCCCTCCCTCAGCGCCGTCTTTAAGGACCGCATGAATGAGATGAGGGACCTCGTGACGGCCTACGACGAGCTGAAGTCAATAGTGAGGGGCGCGAGGGACGCGAGGGAGCTGTCAAGGCTCCTGAGGGACTACCACATATCAGTGGAGGACATAAGGAAGAGGGCCACAGTCCTCAGGAGCTACATGGCCGCCGACTCCGGGCGATACATAAACGCCGCCTGCACCAGCGACCTGCCAGCTACAGGGGTCAGGGAGCTGAGAGGTCTCTGCGATGTGGGCGAGCCCACCAGCGTTAACGACAGCATCGAGCTCGTGGAGAGGGCCCTGACCATAGCTGTGGCCGTTGATGTGGCCCGCGGCTGGGCCCAGGAGGCGGCGGCCTTCTACCTCTCAAGCCTCGGCGTGAGGCCCTCGAGGGGCGTCAAGGAGGCCGCCTCATCCCTCGCAGGCGATGACTTCAGGGGCAGGCTGATAGCCCTTTCCAGGGACCTGGCCAGGGCCGCCAGGGGCCTGTGCGCCGCGGGCGACTACGACAAGTCCGAGAGGCTGAAGGGCTTTCACGGCCCAGGCATGATAGTGGACCTCATGCTGTCGGGTAAGCTGGCCTCAGCCCTCGGGGACAGCGGCAGGTTCCTTGAGGCCCTGGCCGGGCAGCTCAAGGGGCAGCCCAGGGGACTCCTCGACCTCAGGTCGCCCTCCGTTGTGGAGGAGGACCCCGTGCTCTCCGCCGCCCTCGTGCTCCCCGCGCTGGCGGGGGCCCGCGTGTCCCAGTACTGGAGGCTGGCGTACAGGGCGAGGGAGCTCGGCTTCAGGGGCAGGGCCGCCGTAGCCCTTTGGACCCCTCCCAGGCCCGTGACGTGCTGGGGCGTGCTCGGGCTGGCCAGCGAGGCCCACAGGGACGCCCGAGAGGGCGTGTTCGTTGACGTCAGGGACGAGAGGGCCGCCGTGGACGTTGCGTTCTCTGCCTACGCCGCGCTGTCTGAGGCGTTCGCTGCCCTCTCGGGCATGGCCGCTTCATACAGGAGGGCCTCCGAGGTGGCGACGGCGCTCGGGCTGCCCCCTCCCCCGGGCCCCCCGCCCGACCTCAGGGGGGCTGAGCTGACGCCGCAGCTCCTGAAGGAGGTGGCGGACTACGCCAACTCCGCCGAGGCCTACATGGCCAAGGTGAGGTCCCTGTCGCCCGAGGTCAGCCCCGACCTGGTCTTGAACGTGAGCGGCTTGCAGGTGAGGGAGGGGTGGCCCGTTGTCGAGGTGTGCCTGCCCAACGGCCAGTGCATGAAGGAGCCCCCGATAGCCGTGCTCGTGGCGGCCTCGCTCAGGTACAATGACACGGTGGGCGAGGTGGTGAGGCGCGCCTCGGAGGCGCTGCCGCTTGAGGGCCCCAGCGACGGCTCCCTGCCCTCAGCGGCCGCGAGGGTGCTGAGGGACATAGCAGACATGGCCGCGGCTGGGGCCCTCAAGGCCCCCCCTCAGGGGGAAAGCGAGGGCAGCCGGACGGCTAGGTCCACCGGGAGGAAAGCCAGGGGCAGTAGGAGGGCCAGGCCCACCGAGACGAGCGTGCCGCCGCAGACTGCGTCGACCGAGGCGGCGCAGGCGACCGCCCCGACCAGTGTTGCCTTCGCCTACGCGGACAGGGCGAGGAAGGTAAACAAAGGGATCCTCGTCCTCCTGTGGCCCCTGCTGCTGACCTCCTTCTTCACGGCCTTCGTGATGCCGAAGCTCTGGTTCCTGTTCATCATGAGCCTCATCATGATTATCGCGGTGTCAAAGGCCAACAGCTCCATCGTGAAGGGCCACTCCAGCCCGAGCGGCATGGAGCAGCAGGGGGGCTACGCCGGGGCGGGCAGGGACGTGCTAGTGGGGCTCTTCTTCGCCTTCATAACAGCCGTGGGGGTCCCGGCGATGAACCTTCGCGCGGTCGGCGACCTAATTGAGGTCGTCCTCTTCATTATAATGATACTGCTGCTGGCGTCGTACGCAGCGCTCCGCAGCGCCGCCTCAAAGCTTAGGTAGAGGGGAGAGCCCTCGACGAAGCGCTGGGCCGCGCGGAGGCCCTGTGCCTTGATGTCGCGGCGACTGCGGCGCCCGCGGGGCCTCGGTGAAGTTGCGCAGCGGAGCGCTAAGCTGTCATTCAAGCCTTGGTTGTCAACCCTACCAGCGTGACGCCGTGCCCACAGCTAAGGCCTCGGCCTGAAGACGGCCGCCATGATCTGATTTCAGCCTGCCCCGGCCAGCTTATTTCCCGCGGGCGCCAATACGAAGAGGGGACCTCTGTGGGCAGGACGCTGGTCCTCCTCGTGCTCAGCAAGACCAAGGACCTGATGAAGGGCTCCATAGACGCCGCCTTCAGCGCCGGCGAGTTCCCCAGGGCGTTGCTGCTCGTCCCAGCCAGCTCCTCCACCAGGCTCTGGCAGGGGGTCATAGACGCCCTCAGGAGGGGCGAGGAGGCCGGGAGGGGGTGCGACGAGGAGACCATGAGGGCCGCCAGGGAGGCCCTAGAGGGCATGAGGGGCTCAGGGCCCAGCGAGGTCGTGGATGTGGCCAGGGCGTACCTTGACCTCAGGGAGGACCTGTTCAGGGAGCACAAGTACTGCCATAGCGTCAGGGACCTACACGACATAAGCAGCACCGACACCCTCGACATAGCCTACGAGATAGTCAAGCTGGTGGGTGATGCCATAGGTGACAGCAGGGACTACGAGAGGGTAGTCCTCGACGTGAGCAGCGGCCTGAGGGGCGTGGCCGTCGCCATGGTGTTCGCCGCCCTGGCCATGACTCTGTTCCTCAGGCCCAGGGGAGGGCCGGAGGTGCAGCTCTCCATGAGGAACTACCCCCAGAGCGGCCAGGGGTACAGCGGCGACGTCATAAGCCTTAGGGCCTCGAGCTCTGTGTTCCTAGGCCTCTGGGAGGCCGCCAACGACAGCGACAAGATAAGGATACTGGAGGGGGCCGGCGGCCTCTCCGCCCCTGAGGAGGAGCTCAGGAGATGCAGGGGCCTCAAGTTAGTGGGCAAAGCCTTCTGGAGGGAGCAGGTGCACGAGGCCGTGAAGGGGATGAGCGAGAACACTATTGACGACAAGCTCAAGGATCTCGTGGAGGTCGGGGTCCTGGCGAGCGGCAGGTGCGGGAGGCGGACGCTCTACTGGTTCACCGACGAGGGCAGGAAGGTGCTCAACATGGTGAGGGCCCTCGAGAGGGTCCAGGGGGCTCAGGTTAGCTCGCCAAGCAGCCCTCCGATGTCGCCGCCGCCCGACGCGTAGTCCTTCCACTCCTTCAGGAACCTGCCGCTGCTGAACCTCCTCAGCGACTGGCAGAGGTCCAGCTTTACGAGGGCCGGCACTGGGAGGCCGTCGGCGAGCAGCAGGCCCTCCCCAGGCCTGAGGCCGGGCAGGAGCTCCGCCAGGTCGCCAAGGGCCTCGCTGGAGCTCCTCACCTGGCTGAGGTCCTCGGGCTCTACCATCCTGAGCAGCAGCTTTGTGCTGGTCTGGCTCAGCACGTCCACGTCGAGGCCCCTTGGCCTCTGGCTCACGAGCACGAGGCCTACGCCGAACTTCCTGCCCTCCCTTGCCACCCTGGCTGCCCAGTACCTGGTCTCTGTGTTGCCGTTGGCCGGCACCAGCACGTGGGCCTCCTCAAGGACCACCACCACGGGCGTCGGGTAGCCCCTGGGCTCGTCGCCCTCGTAGAGGGACCTCTCGTACCTCTTCCTCTCCTCCAGCAGCCTCCTGAGCAGGTAGCTGGCCACCACGTCAGCCTCGTTGACGTCGTACTCGCTCAGGTCGTACACGTTGAGCTTGCCTGGGACCACGAGGCTGGTCAGGTCGACCGGGGCGCTGTCGCTGAGGAGCCTGCCGAGGTCGTGGAGCGCGTCGTCGAGCCTGTTCAGCAGGGACGCCAGGCTCTGCTTGGCGCTGTTGGCTCCCCTGAGGAACTCGTCGCCGCACCTGTTTACGACGCACCTGAGGGCCTCGCTGAACTCCTTGCTGGCGCAGGAGGCCACCTCCCTGCCGTGCGCGTTGTCAAGGCACTTCCTGAGGTCGTCGTCGAGGCTCGACGAGTACCCCTTGAGGTACCTGAGGAGCCTGAACGAGAGCCTCAGGGCCCTCGCCTCGTTAGAGGCGTTGGGCGGCAGCCCTGCCAGGTTCACGAAGTCGGCCTCGCTCATGGTGAACGGGTTGAACGCGCCCCTGTGGACCATCACAAGGCCGTCGAGCTCGGGGTCGTCCTCGAGGCCCACGTACTCCCCGTGGGCGTCCAGCAGGAGCACCGTAGCCCCGTAGTTCTTCACGAGCTCCCTGACCAGCACGCAGGTGGCGTTGCTCTTGCCGTAGCCCGTCATGGCGAGCACGGCAACGTGCTTGAAC
It includes:
- a CDS encoding tubulin-like doman-containing protein yields the protein MGSLLVPVLFSYAGIISIGLAALEFVALWMLTGKIITKESGISVINIAYTVAWSVLTLLGVAIYSFMSPGLAALPTVLLYAIYSVLLGISVVLLIVPLAMFYGKYRQYQSLANRYNNIKLRSDKALADASSLSGKLKRIRDDISSTEALIAKARQLKDIADRNPDVIIKGVNERPTMPEFSIPKVNYVIVGIGGGGSALLESYIEYLRSQGAIKDEPTNPFLFVFFDLNSSNAERLRKQYEGTEVAPKLYVFNHYEAMTPDSIRFTNPWISGLYQESEIPVQAAGNLRFAGLAAYSAIRSAFIDEVKHRLESLKSATGYSGTMIVVLTSLGGGTGSGSFLKITMDLKKAVKDLTGVDPIVAGVGVVPKEDESAVNHANAYAAIKELVYLLKHGSSQGMNYPFDFFFLVSREKPVRNVDLMIGLALSRFLFDLGTSGAPRKGEGKGVEQGTAFAHTFDLEDLRTYLQPIDLLTFSRYEIYFPASKLSWLKLVGEPVLGEVESREKGIRDSLSEAEASLNALKSDVSGILNDIDALYRDMQSALMYPSFERRKQDMMKDMLSIKSNLSTGTITVTSLEGDYKRLMSQSEPLGYPELSRQVSEFRAAVSDTISFLRSPPISSIEYVFPVKSPDDIDVGQLQTANLYGMITRLGLQDAFKSALTNLSGTLAGVGQTMANLNYDLIKAPIGSTSPFMEFVRKYNPDLAREGVVYTPPIRNILQLVTTAPENVSTADFPTEKTITLALQSKASNPAFRLGYVPAKKFSISSYRIIHGIYLWSIAGSGDYVFTDISYLKRSYEQLKLQKNIGLHHALFYGDFKDFEDLTGVRVSGMSPAEGVKRIVDFWSSYDPELDYIDMWGVLRLAFVYEGLAKIRNAFDNYMKEVSGAIEMLSKGGTAVPIEKIGRLAEDIASLEVPKVKADIDKIAEANRVARSEVIDRALMGIKETVSDVYNVLSSASNSLEATLTKLSEVEASKKGDYFALRELQELRNSIITVQRKASEMAEEFISAYG
- a CDS encoding ATP-binding protein, which translates into the protein MACTTGVVTHSSPLEATAFTAGRALSVGQYAVVEEGDRKYLALVTSVEHGNSLLEAVRAPREASFYLKSLESLGGVAEGATGNYYSVRLKLLGVLGSSFVPEVGQPPLVGSCVRPATDDEVREALRVDAGVRLGVVKAQQGVEAMMPAEAVFKHVAVLAMTGYGKSNATCVLVRELVKNYGATVLLLDAHGEYVGLEDDPELDGLVMVHRGAFNPFTMSEADFVNLAGLPPNASNEARALRLSFRLLRYLKGYSSSLDDDLRKCLDNAHGREVASCASKEFSEALRCVVNRCGDEFLRGANSAKQSLASLLNRLDDALHDLGRLLSDSAPVDLTSLVVPGKLNVYDLSEYDVNEADVVASYLLRRLLEERKRYERSLYEGDEPRGYPTPVVVVLEEAHVLVPANGNTETRYWAARVAREGRKFGVGLVLVSQRPRGLDVDVLSQTSTKLLLRMVEPEDLSQVRSSSEALGDLAELLPGLRPGEGLLLADGLPVPALVKLDLCQSLRRFSSGRFLKEWKDYASGGGDIGGLLGELT